The segment TCCGATAATACGTTGGCGCTCGGGCAGGAGCTTGTGATTAAATCAACCAATACAACAAACAATGTTTTATCCTCCCCGCCCGACCTGCAACCAAAATCCTTGCGATTAGTACATACCGTTGCCGAAAAAGAAACACTGTTCAGCATTTCACGTCAGTATGGTGTAACGGTGCAACAGCTTAAAGAATGGAACAACCTGACTACTGAGGCACTCCACATCGGGCAAACACTTTTTTTGACGCACCCGGTTTACTCAGGAGAGGAGAAAGTGACTAAAATACAAACTGAGGTGACACCGCCAACACAAGTACCTGAGGTTAAGCAACCGGAAGTAAGGGTTACATCGGTTGAAGAGAAGAGCCCGGTTATAACCATTTCCGAATCGGTAACCAATAAAGATGAAGTGAAGCAATCGGGTATTGCCGAATTGATTGACGGAACAGAAGCCAACCGAAAATACCTCGCACTTCATCGTACGGCACCGGTAGGTACCATCCTTAAGGTCCGTAATGAAATGAACAACCGCGAAGTGTTTGTTCGTGTTGTGGGCAAACTTCCGGATACAGCGCTTACGGATAAACTGATTATAAAAATCTCAAAATCAGCTTACGACCGGTTAGGTGCCATCGATCCACGCTTCCGGGTTGAGGTCACATACTATAAATGAAGCGATGTGTAGCGGGTTTTATTTTATTTATCCGGGCAGTAAGCCTGGTTAGTCAAAACCTTGTACCAAACCCAAGCTTTGAGGAATTAATCCGGTGCCCGCATAGTTTTTCAACTACCCGTAACGATTTTATGGTGCCCGGTTGGACATCGCCTACCAAAGGTACCCCCGACTTGTTTCATGCCTGCAGCTGGGGAGAGGCTGATGTGCCGTACAATTGGGCCGGATCATCGAATGCCAAAACAGGTAAGGGGTATGCAGGAATTTATGTTTGGATGAGCACCGGCAGCAATTACCGCGAGTATATTCAATGTGAAATAGCCGAGCCCCTAACGGCCAATGCACGCTACCGCATATCATTTTTCTTTAAGCTGGCATCCAATTCTGTTTATACGATTAATCGAATGGGTTTAGCATTAACAACCGAAAAAATTGAGTTTAACCACGATCGTGTGATTGATCTTGTGCCAACATTATCTGTTGAAAAGGACACTGCCCTGGATATGGCAACAGGAAAATGGGAAGAGGCTTTGCTGGAGTATACGGCAACCGGTGGTGAGCGCTACCTGACGATCGGTAATTTTTTTAATGACAAGTTAACCAAACATGCCCGTTTATCGCATCGCATCGGTAGTAATAGTATGCTGGCTACCAGTGCATATTATTATGTGGATGATGTATCGGTTACACCACTTGATCCATTGCCTGTTGTTTCCTCAAGCCAACAATTTCAGTCGGAGAATATTGAATTGAACAAGGATTATATACTGAAAAATATCCAGTTTGAATTTGACAGCTACACACTGTTGAAATCTTCGCACCCGGAACTGGATGAAATAGTCAACATCCTGATGGAGAATCCGGCTTTTCAGGTTCGTTTATCAGGTCACACAGATTTCGTTGGTTCAGATGATTACAACCTGCTGCTTTCAAGAAACCGGGCACGCAGTGTTGCCGATTATTTGATAACAAAAGGCATTAAACCAGAGCGCATTAGTTCTTTTGGCTTTGGCAAATCACGGCCGCTGGTAAACGAACAAACCGAAAAGGCCAGGAGCCTCAACCGCAGGGTTGAAATTCGGTTTACTGAGGAACAGCCTGCTGATAAATTTTAGTGGACCAATTTTCGAGGCGTGGGTTCATAAACGCAAACCAGAGAGGCGGTATTAGCGCCATCAGTATCATGGTAGGGTAGCCGTAAGGAAGCTGTGGGCTTTCATTGTAGTGGTTCAGTACCTGGTAACGCTTTATCGCATTGGCGTGGTGGTCGGAATGACGTTGCAGTTGAAATAAAAAAAAGTTACTGATTAAATGGCTGGCATTCCATGAGTGTAATGGATTCACACGTTCATACTTGCCAGGGGCAACTTGTTTTCGCACAATGCCATAGTGTTCAACATAATTCACTAATTCAAGCAACGTAAAAGCGAAAAAACTTTGCGCAAATAAAAATACAGGAATTTGCCAGCTTGCATAACCGGTTAGGTAATGTGTAACAAGCATTAAGGTTCCGCAAAATAAAACCGGTAGTACGGTAAACCAGATCATGCTATTTTTCCAATGGAAAGCGGAGATCCCTTTTTTATGCAGGGATGATTTTTCATGGCCCCAGGCATGCCAATAGCCAACAAAAACAGAACGAAACCAAAATGCATAAAAGTTTTCGTTCTTTCTGGCTGTTGCCGGGTCTTCCGGTGTGGCTACGTAAACATGGTGCCCGCGGTTATGTTCAATATAAAAGTGCATGTAGCAAACCGTCATCAGCAAAAGCTTACTGTAAAATCGTTCAAGGGATGACTTTTTATGGCCTAATTCATGCGCTACGGTTATGCCAATTCCCCCTGTAACTAATGAAAAGCTAAGCACAAAGCCTGCCCATTCTGGCAAAGATTGGAGTTTGCCTTGGGTAATGGCATAACATCCCCACACTACGAAAAGCAATTGAACGTATGTCCAGATGTAGGTAACAAAGCGGTAATACTTTTCTTCGCTGACAAGTTTCATCTGATCGGCCTCAACATTGGAAGTGTCTAGCCCGGTCAGGTGGTCAAGTATTGGAATGATAATAAAGGCAAAGGCTACGGCCATAAAATTCCAGGCACCGCCTGCATAATAACCAAGTATAACTAAGGCAGGCAGGATAAAGGCTGTAAAAAAACCTATCTTTTTAAAACTTCCCATAAACGAAATTTACAAAGGCGGGTTCGAAATTCCGAGCGATAGATTAATCGGAAGCTATTTGAAATACCGGTTTCCTTTCGATGGTTGTGGTGTTATCGATTTCTTTGAGGTGTTCCTTGTTTACCAGGATGAACTTATTGTACTGGTTAACTACCGCATCATAAGCTGAGCGGTAGTTTTCCACCCGTTGTTCGGCTGTCCTGATGTCTTCCACCAGATTTTGCATGGTGGTGTTATAGGCATAGGCTGAATACGATTCGGCCAGTACAACCAGTTCGGTCACTAATGAATTGGAGGCAAAATCATACTCATCAACTACATCTGAATTGCCAAGGCTTTTGGGTGTGTAACGAATCCTTTTGAGTTGTTCGATGCGTTGATCGAGTGCTTTTAATTTATCGGCATCAAACTGTCCGGTAACTTGTAGTTCGTGCACGAGGTAGTGCATGGACTTGATTTTTTTATTATCGTCATTGATCATCAGGTTCCAGGAAGTTAGTATACTATCCTGCAGGTTCAGGTATACCTCGGTAAGTGAATCGGTGATGGAAAAGGCAGAAGCCATTTCGCTGGTGTTTCTGGAAGTACATCCACTTCCATAACCTACCAGGCCAATCAGCGCTACCCTTATTAAAAACTGATACTTTTCCATACCGGACACTCTATCGAATACGGCCGAAAGTAATAAAAGTTATGACCAGCTTAGTGACAATTGTCATGCAGGTGCTAAAATCATGAAAAATAGCAAAAACCACTGCTTTATTTAAAGAGGCTTGAATTGTTCAAAGGCCTCCTGGCAGTTATTACAATAATGTATAGACCGGCACAGGGTTGGGCCAAATGGGTTTTTTAGTTCGGTATTGGTGCCATTGCAGCGTGGGCATTGGGCATATTCCAGTATATCGATATCGGTAAACAGGTTTCCGGATGGGGGCGGGGCAAGCCCAAATTTTTTCAATGCCAACCTGCCTTTTGTGGATATCTTATCGGAGGTCCAGGGCTCTTTAAAGGAGATGTTCACATTAACCTTACTGATCCCTTTTCGGTTCAAAACTTCAATAACATCCTGTTTCATCATGTCCATGGCCGGGCAGCCAACAAAGGTTGGCGTCATTTCAATATAAACGGCCTCATTTTCAGTTTTTACATCGGTAATAACCCCAAGATCGACCAATGACAATACGGGTATCTCCGGATCTTTTACCTCTTCCAACCAGCTTTTGATTTCTTCTACTGAAAGGTTACCCATGGTTGTTGATTTTTTACCACTCGGCTGTTGGATCAATATTAAACACCTCGCTCATTTCATCCAGCAAAGGCTGAAGGTGCTCGCTGTGTTTTCCGTTTCTTCCGCCAAGAATGGGCTGCGTTGTTTTCCAATCCGGCAAATGAAGTTGTGTTTGGTTAATAACCTCTTCCACTTTGGTCAACCACCTTTCTTTAAGCGTTTGTTCTCCACCAAAAATGCCTTCGGCAATGAGTTCCTGTTCATAAGGTGATTCTTCAAAAATACCCAAGGCATAAGGAAGGGTGTACTCAAGTGAACGTTGAAGCCTTCTAATGCTTTCTTCGGTGGCACTGCCAAGTTGTTTTACCCAGGTGTTGGCATGCAGGGTGTGGTAGCGAAGTTCGGCTCGGATTTTAACGGCCAGTTCTGCCAAAGGAGAATACGATGATTGCATAAGCATTTCGAAGCGGATGATCTCTGCAGTGTCGTAAAGGAAATGACGGATCAGGCTGAAATCATATTCGCCATTGGGAAGCTCCGTGAAAATGCAATTGTGAAACTGGTCGGCATTTCGGGTAAAGGCAATTGTATCCGGCTCCTGTTCACCCAACGAATGCAAAATGGAATATATGGCATGACTTTGTCCCACTTTATCTTGTGCCATGGAAGAAAAGGCAATGTCTTCTTCCAGCAAAGGACCAAAGCCTGTCCATTCCGAGTTACGGTGACCGAGGATCAATTGATCATCGGCTATTTTATAAAGGAGTTCTTTTAACGCGAGAGTATTCATGGTTGTTTTGAAATAGCTTTCCGGTCCTGTCTTTCAAATTTTGTGAGCCAAAAGACTTTTAATTTTTTTGCCTGTCCAAAAATTCTGTCAGTTTATCGCCCGCCTTGTATGCTGATGCATCCCTGAATTTCTTTTCGGGCAAGGTTAACCATAGTTCTTGTTCTTCGGGTTTTGTAAACCTGATATCGCTGGTGCGAATGGCCCAAAGGTTATAAATGACTTTACCGGTATTGTAAACTTTTTTGGCTTCACTCATGGCTTCCTGAGGGGTAACGGCTTGCACCGTTCCGGCATGGATGTGTTGTTTTCCACGCTTTATAAGTTGATAAATTTCGTACGCTATTTTTTCTCCGGGCTGTGCCGGTATTTCATGAATAAATTCAAAAACACTCGTGTTCCCCTCCGTCATGGGTGATGTATAAACATTCCTGGTATCGACCACATAAATGGAAACACAGGTAAATCTTCGGGTAAAGGCTTCCTTGGCCAGTACAAAAGCTAATTCCAGGTTGGGTGCATGTACGATGCCTTCATGCTGAAAGGGTTTACCTTCTTTTGGTTGAACAAAAACCTCAAAAGTACCAAACTGATCAAGTGGGGCTTTTGGCTCCACCTGCCCGGGTTGCCCAATTTTTGGGAGTCGCTTAACTCTTGGATCTAATGAATTCATAGTTGGTTACGAGCAATAGCTTGAACGGCAAACAGCTTAGTAACGGAACACCGTCAAGCTAACGGAGTAACATAAGTGGTTTTGGGGGACTTTAATGCCTCGCGCACCCATCGGCCACGCGCTTCGGCTATCCTTCGTACTTCAAGGCGTTCTTTGTTGCAAGGGCCATCTCCATTAATCACCCGCTTGAATTCCTCCCAATCAGGTTCGGTATATTCCCAGCGGCCGGTTTCTGTATTTTTCTTCAGGTTAGGATCGGGTATGGTAAAGCCAAGCTCCCATATTTTGGGCACGTACATATCCAGGAATTGATTGCGCATATCATCGTTGGATGACATTTTTACTTTCCACTTCATCAGTATTTCTGTATGGGCCGAGATTTTATCGGAAGGCCCAAAAAAATGCATCATAGGAGCCCACCACCGGTTCAAGGCTTCCTGAAACATTTCGCGTTGCTTATGGGTGCCGGTAGCCAGGTATATTACACAGTGGTGGCCGTACTTTAAATGGAAGGATTCTTCAGCACAAATCCGGTCGAGCGCGCGGCAGTAAGGTCCATAACTTCCTTTTGCATTGGCCAATTGGTTTACAATAGCCCCCGCATCTACCAGCCAGGAGATAAAGCATGAATCAGCCCATGTAAAGGCAGGATAGTTAAAGATGTTGGAGTATTTGGATTTTCCGGTGATCAGGTCGTTGATCATTTCTTCCCGCGATTTCCCCAGGGTTTCGGCAGCGCTGTACAGTAATTGGGCGTGACCGACTTCATCCTGAACTTTTGCCATAAGCGAAAGTTTACGTTTAAATCCGGGCGCACGTGTAATCCAGGTGCCTTCCGGAAGCGCGCCAATGATTTCACTATGCGCGTGCTGTTCGATCATGCGAATGAGTTGCTTTCGGTAGAGCTGGGGCATCCAGTCGGTGGGTTCAATTTTTTCGCCCCGTTCAATGCGGGCTTCAAATTCGGCCAGCTTTATTGGGTCTTCCTGGGCCAGGCCATCAGTTTTTATACCTTCAAAGGTGTTGCCTCCTCCATACATAGTCGGAAAAATTTAATATGAGCAAAACTAACAACTGTTAGTGGAAGAACAAGGTGGCTATCCTTTTTGTTTCAACCCGTTAATAAGCATATCGGCTAATTGCTGCCCAAGGTTTTCGGGTTCAATGGTGCTGTCGGGGCTAAACCATGCAGGCATCCAGTTAAGTGATGAGAAGAGCGTCATCACGGCCAGTTTGGTATCTATTTCTTTTCTGAAACCACCGCTTGATATACCCTCTTCAATTATGGTTTTAAACCGGTTGATGTAGTTGATGCGCAACAAGAGGAAATCGCGTAAGTAGGGCTGGCTTAAATGGCGGTGTTCGTTCATAAACACGGCAGAGGCGGTAAGGTCGCGGGCCATAACTTTTACGTGCCCGATTATACCCAACCTTAGTTTTTCGCTGGCCGAAACGTTTTTCTTCTCCACCTCCAGCAATGAGGCCCTGAAATCGGCAGCCATATCAAAGCAAAGGGTACGCAGGATTTCTTCTTTGGATTTGATGTGCGAATACAAACTGGCAGCTTCAATACCCAGCTTTTGGGCGAGGTCGCGCATGGAAGCAGCCGAGTATCCTTTCTCCTTGAAAAGCTCTGCGGCCATCCGGATTACCTGCTCTTTTCGCGAAAGATTTGAAATTGCTTCTGCCATAGATTCTAACCTTCAAAAATATAAGAAAATAGTTACACGCTGAAACTTCCTTTCTATAATTTGCCTGACAGAATGAACTGATTCAATGAACTATCACTCCCTCGGGCAATACTTTTATAAATTGTACGCCATACTCTTCATAGTGATGTTGGTGCCTATCCTTTTCTTTATTCTTTTATATCAGGCCTTGCGTGTAAAGATGGTTACAACGCCAGGTCATTTATTTCCTGCGGATTATACCTCCCTTGTAGCTGGCATTGCAGTTTGTGTTGTGTGGGGTGTAGCGTTTATGGTTTTTTACAACAGGCTAAAGGCTATTCGAAAGGTAGTTAGTTTGGGTGAACGTTTAAGCCGGTATGCTAACCTAACTATCGTACGTTCAGTTTTATTTTCGCTTGGCTTGCTCATGCTTACGGTGGGTTATTTTTTTTCTGAGAACCCATGGCTGACAATTGCTTTTATGACTAGCTTATTTATACCCGCTTTTTTTTGGCCTGTACCCGCCCGTGTTTGCCGTCATCTTAAATTAAAGGCCGATGAACGGATGATGGTGTATTACAAGATGGATGATCTCTGATGGTTTATTGAAAAATGTGAATGTCCTGCAAATGCCTTTGGATGGAGTACGAATAAAAAAACATGTCGTTCAGGAATAACCCGAACGACATGTACCCAAGAGCGTCAGTTCTTTTTAAAAAATGACACCAAAACTAAATGCATTTAACTTAGGGTTATCAACTTTGTTGGTACTGAACAATTCATTCAGGTCGTAATTGAAAAAGAAATCAGTAGAACGGATGCCGAGTTGCACACGAACACCATACCGAAAATTGTTGAGGTAAAAATTGTCGCGGTTTTTATCTTTTTCACGTCCTCCGTCACTATACACCTGTTTAGAATGGCTGCCTAGCCTGTACCCTGCATACGGCCCTGCACCAATCCGGAATGAGCTGCCGTATGCGTTCCACATGCGTGTTTTTTTACCGCGTCCGCCAAAATCAAGCATCGGGATAAAGGATATGTTGGCATAGGTTCCGGTAAGCTTGCTTTTAATAAAGTTTGCATCGCGCGGGTCTTCTGAAAATTGAACTCCATCTTCTGTTTTTGAAAGAAGGATATTGTCTTTTTGAAATTTGAAGTTGTACCAGCTTAATCCTGCACCCCACTCAATGAAGAGCTTACCGCCTACGTGTGTGTGCTGTACAGAGTTAATGCCCACATACCACGACCCCCACGGGCGCACGGCATACAATTCGTTGTTGTCATCCGGAAATTTTCCTTCGTTCAGGTAGTTGTTTACGCCAAGATCGAAGTTTATGGAGTGGCGGCTCCTACGGGCGTACCGAATGCTGCGTTCTTTGCGCCATTGCTCATCGTTGTCGTCATTATCCCAGGTAATAACCTCGTACTCACGCCTGATCTCTGGTTGCTGGGTAACGGGCTCTTGTACCGGCTCGGTTTGAGTTTCCGTTGGCTTGCTTTCAATCCGGTTTAGAATATCGGTGAACAGCGCCTGGAAATCATATTGCCTGAGTGTTGGTAAATCCTTTCGGTCTTTAATGGTAAAAACCACCCGACTGGTTTTGGCCAGTTCAACCACTACGGTGTCGGGTTTCTGTTGGGCATGTGCCGTCAGCATCAGGCCAAGGGTAATCAGTGTTAAAAAGAATGTCTTCATCTCGTTTTAATTTTTTTTCGATTGTTGCTTTTTTTCATCAATGAAATTCAGCGCAAAAATTTCATCTTTCATCTGCCTCAGATCGCCTAGCGCATGCTCACCGTTTTTCAGGTTATACGCTACGCTCATCAGCATTTGCATACGAGATGATTTTTTTTCTTCCTGGGTTGCTTCAGGTTCAGGTTGTTGGCGTAAATATTTTTGATTTACTTCATCGGCCGTCAACACCAGGTAAACACTGGTTGATGAGTTATCCAACGTGTTGTCCGTTTGTGCCAACAATAATCCTGTGTTTACAATTTCTGTGTCAGGCAGAAATTCTTCCGGTTGCTTTTCTGCTTCAGTGTGCTTCGGAATAGAGGTTGCAATTGCCTCTTTAATTTTTTCTCTTTCAGTTGAAGTTGAAATTTGACTTTCTTCAGCCAATAAATGTTCAGTATTTGAGGACTTATCATTGGTTGTTATGTCGGGCACATGGTTCTTACTGTTTTCCTGATGTGCTGTTATGTTGCTTTGATTTTGTTCAGCGGAAATATTCCAAAGCATGACTGACGCCACCGAAAGCAAAACTAACCCTGCAGCAATTTTGAGCCATAGCAATTTTTTGCTGGGTTTAGCTAAACTGGCTTCAATACGGTTCCACGCATCAGCCGAAGGCTTGAGCTGAAAGTGCTCCAGCTTATCGTGGAATAATTTGTCAGGTTGTTGTGTCATGGCGTTGTTGTTGAATAGTCCAGTCACGTTCTGTTAAAAGCTTTTGCAGGTAGGTTCGGGCACGGCTTAATTGCGATTTGGATGTGTTTTCGCTTATGCCCAGTTGTTCGGCTATTTCTTTATGCGAGTAACCGTCAATAGCATACAGGTTAAAGACCATGCGGTACCCAACCGGTAACTCCTGTATCATGTTCATCAGGTCTTCGGCTTCCAGGTGATCGGTTATGCTGTTATAGTCTGGTTCGCGATCGGCCACTTCCAGTTCTGTTTCCAGGTACATGGAGCGGTTACGCCTAAGGTAGGTGAGGGCTTCATTTACGACCACCCGCCTGATCCATCCCTCAAAACTCCCCTCGTTTTTAAACTGATCGATCCGTTCAAATACCTTGGTAAAAGCTGTTACCAGTACATCTTCGGCATTCATGGAGTCCTTAACATACCGATAGCATATGGCGTACATTTTTGACGAATAGGTGTCATAAAGGCGCTTTTGCGCCTGTTGATCGCGCTTTTTGCACCCTTTTAACAGTTCCTCTTCAGTAGCCCGGTAAATTTTAAATTCCATTTAAACGGTTCGCCAATAAGATGGTAAATGCCTGCGGCAGGTTGCATGGGGTAGTTAAAAAATTAACAACCTTAATAAGCCGCTTCGTAATCAACCCGGATTGTAATTTCGGTGAATTGCCCGGGCTTAACAATAACGCAGTTTATGCGGTTTTGGCTGTCAAAACGGTTGGCAAAAAGGCCATTCTTTTCTTTAATAAAGATGGAATATTCACCGGGTGGCAAGGTGGCTTTGAAAAATCCATTTTTTGCACTTTTAACCTTCTTCACGAGTACCGTCTGGATGTGGTAGAAAAAAACGCCATCCATTGAGGCCTGAGTAAGTGTTGTAGCCTGATAGACCAGTATCTCACGTTTTATACCCAAAGGTTTGCTGGCAGGTCCATCCGGACCCGGCATTTGATTTCCGCTTACCCACTCAACTTTACCCTTAATGCCTTGCTGGCCTAGTAAAGAAATGGCGGGCAAAACCAGTATGAGTGCAAGTAAAAGTTTTTTCATAGGGCAAGTTAGCTCACTTAAAGAGTGAACCGATAACCATGCCGATGAAAAAGATGAAAATCAGGAACAGTAAAATAAGCATAGGGTATGATGGGTTTAGTCTTTAATTACTTCGGTGGGGTTGCCTTTATAACTCACTTTGCTGGCCAGGCCTTCGTCAATTTCCAGCCGGCCGATAACGTAAACCCTGGCCTTGGAAGCGCCACTGGCTTCCACCAGCGCATCTTTAACCTTAAAGTCATAACCATCAAACTTCGATGCCCCAATGATTTTGGCATCCATCTTTGTTCCTTCACCGGAAAGCGAAAGTTCGGAGGCGCCACTTAAATACAAGGCCAGGTTACGGGCATTCACATCGGCTTTCACTTTTATAGCACCCAGTACTTTTATTTTCAGGTTGTCTTCGGTAAATCCGTTCACAAATACTTTACCGGCCCCTTTCAAATTAATTTTATCTACTTCGGGCATGGTAATGTTGATTTTCATTTCTTCAAACCGCAACGGGTTTTTCCTTAACCTGAACCTTTTCTCGTCCGAGTAATCAATAACCAGCGTGTTTCCCATGCGCACCACCTTATACTTTTCTTTCTCCGATGCAGGGCCAATCAGCTCAACTTCATATCCGTTTCCTTGCTTGATATACAAATCAAACAGTCCGCTGATCTCCAACTCATTAAAATCGGTCAGGTTGCTTGTTGTTACACCATCGGTTTCATCAATGTCGTTTTCCCAATCCTGATCCTCGAAGGATGATTCACTGCGTTGTTGTTCCGGGCATGTGGTGCAGGTTAAGTAGCCATCTTTACCGATAACCCACGTATTGCCGTTGCGGCTATCGCGATCGATATACTGGTTAACCAGTCGCCAGATGTCACCATCCAGCACAAACGGGTAGTCGTACGGGATGTAGAGTGTAAGGTTTAAACGCTGGGCACGGAAGATTGCGTCATCTTTAAAGCGAATGTTTGAATCAAACGTGAGGATGGAATCCTGTTGGGCAACCATATACTCGACCATTTGCGCATTCTCGATTGCTTTTAAGCGCGAGCTGCCGCGGGCTTCAAACAGTTGTACCAGTTTTAACGAAGTGCCTTCATATCCTTTCAGGGTTAGCGAAGTTACTTTGTAGTCATCAAGCCCGGTTTCGCGCATGTTGAGCACGGCTGTTTTGCCACCCAAGTCATAGGTTTGCTCTACTTTGGTTTCACCATCCTCCCTAAAGGCAATGGCAATTTTGGGAACGGAAAAGCTCAGCACAATTATGGACAGGAAGAACATAATGAACATGCTCCAGCCCACGGCTGCACCAAACACAATGCGGTTAGCGATGGTTGAAATACCCAACAGCATAATGATAATGCCGGGGATAAGCCCACCGATAAAGGCCATTACTGCGGTAATGGGTGGTACGGCCCTGCTAAAAGCTTCCATAGGCAGGCTAACATCCTGCCAGCCCACCCATGCGGAAGAAAATGTAAACAATCCGAACAACGCCCCACCGGCAATAAGCACGGATAAAACCAGGCTAAGCCCAAACAGCATAATGAAAATACCGATACCCACGCGCAATACATCGGCAATAGGGTCGATGATTTTGCCCAACCCGGTTAGCACCCAGCCAATGGCACGGAAAGGGAACAACAGAATTTTGGTGATTACACTTTCTTCTTCGGCTGGTTGTTCATCCTGGCCTTTTTTTATGTTCGATTCGATATTGGAAAGGGTAACCGGCTCGCCTTGCATTTGCATTTTATCGGTTATGGATCGGGCCTCGGGCACCACGATCCAGAACACGATGTAGGCAATAAACCCAATGCCTCCGAAAAATGCTGTTATTATAAAGATCAACCGGACGATGATGACATCCATTTTCAGGTACGCAGCCAGCCCGCTGGCCACTCCGCCAATCACTTTTTTATCGGTGTTGCGAAAGAGCTTTTTGGTGATGGTGGGTTCTTCCAGGTCATCGGAGCCCGGCACGATAATCCATAGTACCACATAGGCGATAAGGATGATACCATACGCAAAGGTGAGGAGCGCGAACAGTAGCCTGATCCACACCGGGTCCACATTAAAGTAATTGCCCAGCCCGGCACAAACCCCACCCAATATTTTGCGTTTCTGGTCGCGCA is part of the Cyclobacteriaceae bacterium genome and harbors:
- a CDS encoding carboxypeptidase regulatory-like domain-containing protein, which translates into the protein MKKLLLALILVLPAISLLGQQGIKGKVEWVSGNQMPGPDGPASKPLGIKREILVYQATTLTQASMDGVFFYHIQTVLVKKVKSAKNGFFKATLPPGEYSIFIKEKNGLFANRFDSQNRINCVIVKPGQFTEITIRVDYEAAY
- a CDS encoding PspC domain-containing protein translates to MKKNISINISGIIFHIEEDGYEVLKKYLDSINKYFSTFEDSSEILPDIESRIAEIFLGKLNEGKQVITLEDVNNLKATMGSVSDFKAAEQEDYAQADAPRDEKKSESTGYSSTASRQFMRDQKRKILGGVCAGLGNYFNVDPVWIRLLFALLTFAYGIILIAYVVLWIIVPGSDDLEEPTITKKLFRNTDKKVIGGVASGLAAYLKMDVIIVRLIFIITAFFGGIGFIAYIVFWIVVPEARSITDKMQMQGEPVTLSNIESNIKKGQDEQPAEEESVITKILLFPFRAIGWVLTGLGKIIDPIADVLRVGIGIFIMLFGLSLVLSVLIAGGALFGLFTFSSAWVGWQDVSLPMEAFSRAVPPITAVMAFIGGLIPGIIIMLLGISTIANRIVFGAAVGWSMFIMFFLSIIVLSFSVPKIAIAFREDGETKVEQTYDLGGKTAVLNMRETGLDDYKVTSLTLKGYEGTSLKLVQLFEARGSSRLKAIENAQMVEYMVAQQDSILTFDSNIRFKDDAIFRAQRLNLTLYIPYDYPFVLDGDIWRLVNQYIDRDSRNGNTWVIGKDGYLTCTTCPEQQRSESSFEDQDWENDIDETDGVTTSNLTDFNELEISGLFDLYIKQGNGYEVELIGPASEKEKYKVVRMGNTLVIDYSDEKRFRLRKNPLRFEEMKINITMPEVDKINLKGAGKVFVNGFTEDNLKIKVLGAIKVKADVNARNLALYLSGASELSLSGEGTKMDAKIIGASKFDGYDFKVKDALVEASGASKARVYVIGRLEIDEGLASKVSYKGNPTEVIKD